A genomic window from Chitinophaga pollutisoli includes:
- a CDS encoding DUF4249 domain-containing protein produces the protein MKKIFLFIAIAALAACERSADISVEYEGDRIVVNSLMQEDSVVYLRLTRSQPPGATTFPEIRNAAIRLMAGDAPMDLQYQEIGGKGYYVSATKVAAGVKYQLEVSAAGLPAVTAEDTLPRRPLLREPFAQEGGNRVKVYLSDMPGPDRYRIRLYKAKKLGDGRYVPAERRGYRFDPSYNNSFTDMITETYHESSLIPDERFDGREILVVFQTRQVLVKDEVLLLEVTGLTSASWQYLKSLELQETVNGNFLGEPASVYTNVGKGYGIFAGVSVTYLEIPVK, from the coding sequence ATGAAAAAGATATTTCTATTCATCGCCATAGCCGCACTGGCTGCTTGTGAGAGGTCGGCAGATATATCGGTGGAATACGAAGGCGACCGCATCGTGGTGAACAGCCTGATGCAGGAAGATAGCGTGGTGTATTTGCGCCTGACCCGTTCGCAGCCGCCTGGGGCCACTACTTTCCCGGAAATCAGGAATGCAGCCATCAGGTTGATGGCCGGTGATGCGCCAATGGATTTGCAATACCAGGAGATCGGTGGGAAAGGGTATTATGTGTCTGCAACGAAAGTGGCGGCGGGCGTAAAGTACCAGCTGGAAGTAAGTGCTGCCGGGTTGCCTGCTGTGACGGCGGAAGATACGCTGCCGCGGCGGCCGTTGCTGCGCGAGCCTTTTGCCCAGGAGGGCGGCAACCGCGTGAAGGTGTATTTGTCGGACATGCCGGGGCCCGACCGCTACAGGATTCGCCTGTACAAGGCGAAAAAGCTCGGCGACGGCCGCTATGTGCCCGCAGAACGCAGGGGTTACCGTTTCGATCCTTCCTACAACAACAGTTTTACCGACATGATCACCGAAACGTACCACGAATCCAGCCTTATCCCCGATGAGCGGTTCGACGGGCGGGAAATCCTTGTGGTATTCCAGACGCGGCAGGTGTTGGTAAAAGACGAAGTGCTGCTGCTGGAGGTGACCGGCCTCACGTCCGCCAGCTGGCAATACCTGAAATCGCTGGAGCTCCAGGAAACCGTCAATGGCAACTTCCTCGGGGAGCCGGCAAGCGTCTACACCAATGTGGGTAAGGGTTACGGCATATTTGCCGGCGTTTCCGTGACATACCTGGAGATACCGGTCAAATAA
- a CDS encoding TonB-dependent receptor, translating into MKKVLPGLLLLAMLPLQVFAWNWRTRISVSLEDQPLYVYCDHLEKTYGIPFSYSRDVVNLNRRVTLSVRDMPLWQVLDQLFGDNGIQYRRIGGQLVLAAQSSFQRTISGYVEDASTGEKLIGATVYAPHLKAGTVTNAYGFYSFTSLRDTLSLFVSYTGYNAMQMPVPGRDNRQLNFKLSPSNTLKEVEVTEALPRLQDQTQMSKVNINMAQTKTMPRVLGEADVLKSIQAMPGVSGGMEGTSGIHVRGGSPDQNLILLDGTPVYNSSHLFGVFSVFNPDVIKNVDLYKGAFPARYGGRLSSVVDISMKDGDMYNDHYEITLGLLASRVAVEGPIVKGKTSYMFTGRRTYADLIMQEIANKELKLGEEGEFWAYFYDANFKINHIFSPKDRIYLSGYGGKDNLTMHRNETFDSMQGSAKKYHEEMRFRMGWGNQAYAIRWNHIFNPRLFSNVTVNYSQFYFNTDYRYKYMALDTPQVRENDNAFGRYYSKVDNLGAKIDFDYRPNPQHVIRFGGQGTWHVFRPGIAAFNNVSDDMQLTDTTYNDQTHGGVELSLYFENDWKIRDSMHLNLGVHGSAFLVEGRAYTSIQPRLGFRYMLPRRWALKMSYTVMTQYIHLLTNHAATFLPTDLWVAATNKVPPMHSQQLALGLAKTTNGNRYEMSVEGYYKRMENVIQYQEQTADFSAATKSWEDLVVVGRGWSYGMEALIQKKQDRFKGWIGYTLAWSRRSFPNINQGRVFPYKYDRRHELEVMLSQQIGKRWEVSAQWQFASGLPLTLPVSSYEMITEPSPNAPLPPDVLDPVDVYRDQYTVRMQDVHRLDLNATYVKQRKVARYTLTFGLYNIYNQKNPFLYYYKHNPELQRRQLTMMSILPVLPSVSWSVKF; encoded by the coding sequence ATGAAGAAAGTCCTGCCGGGATTATTGCTGCTGGCAATGCTCCCCCTGCAGGTGTTCGCATGGAACTGGCGCACCCGGATCTCGGTCTCCCTTGAAGATCAGCCCCTTTACGTGTATTGTGACCATCTGGAAAAAACATACGGTATTCCATTCAGCTACAGCCGCGACGTGGTAAACCTCAACCGCCGCGTGACGCTTAGCGTCCGTGATATGCCCCTGTGGCAGGTGCTCGACCAGCTCTTCGGCGACAACGGCATCCAATACCGCCGCATCGGCGGGCAACTGGTGCTCGCCGCGCAGTCTTCGTTCCAACGGACCATCAGCGGATATGTGGAAGACGCATCCACCGGCGAAAAACTCATCGGGGCCACCGTCTACGCCCCGCATCTCAAAGCCGGCACCGTCACCAACGCATACGGATTCTACAGTTTCACTTCCCTCCGCGACACGCTGTCGCTCTTCGTTTCCTACACAGGATACAATGCCATGCAGATGCCCGTTCCGGGGCGCGACAACCGGCAGCTGAACTTCAAACTCAGCCCTTCCAACACCCTGAAAGAAGTGGAAGTGACCGAAGCGCTCCCCCGGCTGCAGGACCAAACGCAGATGAGCAAGGTCAACATCAACATGGCGCAGACCAAAACCATGCCCCGCGTTCTCGGCGAAGCCGATGTGCTCAAATCCATCCAGGCCATGCCCGGCGTGAGCGGGGGGATGGAAGGCACGAGCGGGATTCACGTCAGGGGCGGAAGCCCGGACCAGAATCTCATCCTGCTCGATGGCACGCCTGTTTACAATTCCAGCCATCTGTTCGGGGTTTTTTCCGTCTTCAACCCGGATGTAATTAAAAATGTAGACCTCTACAAAGGCGCTTTCCCGGCGCGTTACGGCGGGCGTTTATCTTCGGTGGTGGATATTTCGATGAAGGATGGCGATATGTACAATGATCATTACGAAATCACTCTCGGGCTGCTTGCGTCGCGCGTGGCGGTGGAAGGCCCGATCGTCAAGGGGAAAACATCTTACATGTTCACCGGCCGTCGTACTTATGCCGATCTGATTATGCAGGAAATCGCCAATAAGGAATTGAAGCTAGGGGAAGAAGGCGAATTCTGGGCCTATTTCTACGACGCAAATTTCAAGATCAATCATATCTTTTCGCCAAAGGATCGCATCTACCTCAGCGGGTACGGCGGGAAAGATAATCTCACCATGCATCGCAACGAAACTTTCGATTCGATGCAGGGATCGGCGAAGAAATATCATGAGGAAATGCGCTTCCGGATGGGCTGGGGCAACCAGGCGTATGCCATCCGCTGGAACCACATCTTCAATCCCCGCCTGTTTTCCAACGTAACGGTCAATTACTCGCAGTTTTACTTCAATACGGATTACCGCTACAAATACATGGCGCTCGATACGCCGCAGGTCCGGGAAAACGACAACGCTTTCGGCCGGTATTATTCCAAGGTCGACAACCTGGGCGCCAAGATCGATTTCGACTACCGCCCCAACCCGCAACATGTGATCCGCTTCGGCGGGCAGGGCACCTGGCATGTGTTCAGGCCAGGCATTGCGGCGTTCAATAACGTATCTGACGACATGCAACTGACAGACACTACCTACAACGATCAGACGCATGGCGGCGTGGAATTGTCTTTGTATTTCGAAAACGACTGGAAAATCCGAGACTCCATGCACCTGAACCTCGGTGTGCACGGGTCGGCTTTCCTGGTCGAGGGAAGGGCGTATACCTCCATCCAGCCGCGCCTCGGCTTCCGCTATATGCTGCCGCGGCGGTGGGCGCTGAAAATGTCTTACACGGTCATGACCCAATACATTCACCTGCTCACCAACCACGCGGCTACTTTTTTACCGACCGACCTCTGGGTGGCGGCTACAAACAAAGTGCCGCCCATGCATTCGCAGCAACTGGCGCTGGGACTGGCCAAAACCACGAACGGCAACCGATACGAGATGTCGGTGGAAGGGTATTACAAGCGGATGGAAAATGTGATCCAGTACCAGGAGCAGACGGCGGATTTCAGTGCGGCCACCAAAAGCTGGGAAGACCTGGTGGTGGTAGGCCGCGGCTGGAGTTATGGCATGGAAGCGCTTATTCAGAAAAAGCAGGATCGCTTCAAAGGCTGGATCGGTTACACGCTGGCATGGAGCCGCCGCTCGTTCCCGAACATCAACCAGGGCCGCGTTTTTCCATACAAATACGATCGCCGCCACGAGCTGGAAGTAATGCTGTCGCAGCAGATTGGGAAACGATGGGAGGTGTCGGCGCAATGGCAATTTGCGAGCGGCCTGCCGCTGACTTTGCCGGTGTCGAGCTACGAAATGATCACAGAGCCTTCGCCGAACGCACCGCTGCCGCCGGATGTTTTGGACCCGGTGGACGTCTATCGGGATCAATACACCGTTCGCATGCAGGACGTGCACCGCCTGGATCTGAACGCAACGTACGTAAAGCAACGGAAGGTGGCGCGGTACACGCTGACGTTCGGATTATACAACATCTATAACCAGAAGAACCCGTTTTTGTATTACTATAAGCACAACCCGGAACTGCAGCGGCGCCAGCTAACGATGATGAGCATCCTGCCGGTGCTGCCGAGCGTATCGTGGTCGGTAAAATTCTGA
- a CDS encoding DUF1800 domain-containing protein, which produces MDRRSFLTLNSSRKAAPVKAARTFTGISPYTGTWGTAQVVHLLKRAMFGAAPADVSHFAGMSMNQAVDALLVPIAATPAPPVNSYQTGGYVDPTGVVPGATWVTAPEGDEDLNDHRRYSYKAWWTGLMLNQSRSIHEKMVLFWHNHFATETNIVQDARFMYAHNAMLRSHALGNFKALTKAVTIDPAMLVYLNGYLNEKTAADENYARELLELFTCGKGPDSLYQEEDVRAAAHVLTGYKVDKVNISSYFDPTKHDVENKQFSNWFSNKVITGKTGMAGTTELDDMLNIIFAQQEVAKFICRKLYQFFIYYEVDSTAEADVITPLADIFRQANYDIRPVLSALFKSEHFYDPANMSCLIKSPVDYTVGMCREFGVKFAPATDYMNAYAQWRSLQSAAGSQQQNIGDPPGVSGWDAYYLAPQFHELWINTDTLPKRNFLADQMITTGYNSMGQRLQIDPLVFTQQLPDPGNPVHLINDALAILYRMDLSGAMKTYLKDKILLKDQEQDYYWTQAWDQYISNPGDTMQKALVTDMLKALYKTIMNLSEYHLA; this is translated from the coding sequence ATGGACCGCAGATCGTTTCTGACACTCAACTCCTCCCGCAAAGCCGCTCCTGTCAAAGCTGCCCGGACTTTCACCGGCATATCGCCTTATACGGGCACCTGGGGCACCGCGCAGGTCGTTCACCTGCTGAAGCGCGCCATGTTCGGCGCAGCGCCGGCAGACGTGAGCCATTTCGCAGGCATGAGCATGAACCAGGCGGTAGACGCCCTTCTCGTTCCCATTGCCGCCACACCCGCACCGCCCGTCAACAGCTACCAGACCGGCGGCTATGTAGACCCCACCGGCGTTGTGCCGGGCGCTACCTGGGTTACGGCCCCCGAAGGAGACGAAGACCTTAACGACCATCGCAGGTACAGCTACAAAGCCTGGTGGACGGGCCTCATGCTCAATCAAAGCCGCTCCATCCACGAAAAGATGGTGCTTTTCTGGCATAACCATTTCGCCACCGAAACCAATATCGTACAAGATGCCCGCTTCATGTACGCGCACAATGCCATGTTGCGGTCGCATGCACTGGGCAATTTCAAAGCCCTCACCAAAGCGGTGACCATCGACCCGGCCATGCTCGTCTACCTCAACGGTTATCTCAACGAGAAAACCGCCGCCGACGAAAACTACGCCCGCGAACTACTCGAACTTTTCACCTGCGGCAAAGGCCCCGATTCACTTTACCAGGAAGAAGACGTTCGCGCCGCGGCGCATGTGCTCACTGGGTACAAAGTGGACAAGGTCAACATCAGCAGCTATTTCGATCCCACCAAACACGACGTAGAAAACAAACAGTTCTCCAACTGGTTCTCCAATAAAGTCATCACCGGCAAAACCGGTATGGCGGGTACCACCGAGCTGGACGATATGCTCAATATCATCTTCGCGCAACAGGAAGTCGCGAAGTTCATCTGCCGCAAACTGTACCAGTTCTTCATTTATTACGAAGTGGATTCCACCGCGGAAGCCGACGTGATCACGCCGCTGGCGGATATTTTCAGGCAGGCGAATTATGATATCCGCCCCGTGTTATCCGCGCTTTTCAAAAGCGAGCATTTTTACGATCCCGCGAATATGTCGTGCCTGATTAAAAGTCCCGTCGATTATACGGTGGGCATGTGCCGGGAGTTCGGCGTGAAGTTCGCGCCGGCAACGGATTACATGAATGCATACGCGCAGTGGCGTTCCCTGCAATCCGCCGCAGGCAGCCAGCAGCAAAATATCGGCGATCCGCCGGGCGTTTCCGGGTGGGATGCGTACTACCTCGCGCCCCAGTTCCACGAACTTTGGATCAATACCGACACGCTGCCGAAAAGGAATTTCCTGGCCGACCAGATGATCACCACGGGTTACAATTCCATGGGCCAGCGCCTGCAGATCGACCCGCTGGTGTTCACCCAGCAACTTCCGGACCCCGGCAACCCCGTGCACCTTATCAACGACGCACTGGCCATCCTCTACCGGATGGATCTGTCCGGCGCCATGAAAACATATCTGAAAGATAAAATCCTGCTCAAGGACCAGGAACAGGATTACTACTGGACGCAAGCCTGGGATCAATACATTTCCAACCCGGGCGATACGATGCAAAAGGCGCTCGTAACAGACATGCTAAAAGCGCTTTACAAAACCATCATGAACCTGTCGGAATACCACCTGGCCTGA
- a CDS encoding acetyl-CoA C-acyltransferase: MQDAYIVAGYRTAVTKSKKGGFRFYRPDDLAVDVIKGLLGAVPQLDPNRVDDLIVGNAVPEAEQGLQIGRMISVRALGIDVPGMTVNRYCASGLETIAIATAKIRSGQADCIIAGGTESMSLVPTAGWKTVPAYSVATTTPDYYLSMGLTAEAVAKEYNVSREEQDQFSLQSHLKAINAIKSGFFKPGILPITVEDVFVNEKGKKQSKSWVVDTDEGPRGDTSIDALGKLKPVFAAGGSVTAGNSSQTSDGAAFVIVMGEKMVKELNLQPIGRLVACASAGVHPRIMGIGPVAAVPKVLRQAGKSLGDIELIELNEAFASQSIAVIRELGLDPEIVNINGGAIALGHPLGCTGTKLTIQLLNDMQRLKKKYGIVTACVGGGQGIAGIIENLA, from the coding sequence ATGCAAGACGCATATATCGTAGCAGGATACAGAACGGCGGTGACGAAATCGAAGAAAGGCGGGTTCAGGTTTTACCGGCCCGACGATCTGGCTGTAGACGTGATCAAAGGGTTGCTGGGCGCCGTTCCGCAGCTCGATCCCAACCGGGTTGATGATCTGATTGTAGGTAATGCGGTGCCGGAAGCCGAACAGGGCCTCCAGATCGGCCGGATGATCAGCGTGCGCGCGCTGGGGATCGATGTGCCGGGTATGACCGTCAACCGGTATTGCGCTTCCGGCCTCGAAACCATCGCCATCGCCACCGCGAAGATCCGCAGCGGACAGGCCGATTGCATCATCGCCGGAGGGACCGAAAGCATGAGCCTCGTACCCACCGCCGGCTGGAAGACCGTTCCCGCCTACAGCGTGGCTACCACCACCCCCGATTATTACCTCAGCATGGGCCTCACCGCGGAAGCGGTGGCCAAAGAATATAACGTCAGCCGCGAAGAACAGGATCAATTCAGCCTGCAGTCGCACCTGAAAGCCATCAACGCCATCAAGAGCGGCTTTTTCAAACCCGGCATCCTGCCCATTACGGTGGAGGATGTGTTCGTGAACGAAAAAGGCAAGAAACAGTCGAAATCCTGGGTGGTAGATACGGATGAAGGTCCGCGCGGCGATACTTCCATCGATGCGCTCGGCAAGCTGAAACCGGTGTTTGCCGCCGGTGGTTCGGTGACGGCGGGCAACTCTTCCCAAACGAGCGACGGCGCGGCCTTCGTGATCGTCATGGGTGAGAAAATGGTGAAAGAACTGAACCTCCAACCCATCGGCCGGCTGGTAGCCTGCGCTTCGGCGGGCGTTCATCCACGGATCATGGGCATAGGCCCGGTGGCCGCGGTGCCCAAAGTGCTGCGCCAGGCGGGTAAATCGCTCGGCGACATCGAGCTGATCGAACTGAACGAGGCGTTCGCTTCGCAGTCGATCGCCGTGATCCGTGAGCTGGGCCTCGATCCGGAGATCGTGAACATCAACGGGGGCGCCATTGCGCTGGGGCATCCGCTCGGCTGCACCGGTACCAAGCTCACCATCCAGCTGCTCAACGATATGCAGCGCCTCAAGAAAAAATACGGCATCGTAACCGCCTGCGTAGGCGGCGGCCAGGGAATCGCGGGCATTATCGAAAACCTCGCCTGA
- a CDS encoding FecR domain-containing protein, with protein sequence MSHLQPDEALYSLLCKYLLNEAEAPERAWVDAWRKEGPANEAALAAIQRLLEAPAPAIRDFGISTGSSWDRLRATVTAQPATAAPEADIVPLRRKNTWWIAAATVAVLLMAGFWGLKRLGAGEQSFSGGQTAALNDGSRVQLAGNSTLTVDDDFGEAERRVRMSGKADFDIAPAAGKPFIVEAGGTEIKVLGTRFSVSFDTTLFIQVESGKIQVTDPSLGEPVVMTQGMSLRRNGADGGFEVSSGQSDHPMVFRDVPFGLVLETVEKRYHVNISVADPAMLEKRITVHFSGESVEEVIDALAYMVSASVESPTPGSYMLQPL encoded by the coding sequence CTGTTGTGCAAGTACCTGCTGAACGAGGCGGAAGCCCCGGAACGCGCATGGGTGGATGCATGGCGGAAGGAAGGGCCGGCCAACGAGGCCGCGCTTGCCGCCATCCAACGGCTGCTGGAGGCCCCCGCCCCGGCGATTCGTGATTTCGGCATCAGTACCGGCAGCAGTTGGGACCGCCTCCGCGCCACCGTTACCGCTCAGCCGGCAACGGCAGCCCCGGAAGCGGATATCGTGCCCCTCCGCCGGAAAAACACCTGGTGGATAGCCGCGGCAACAGTTGCCGTGCTGCTGATGGCGGGCTTCTGGGGACTGAAGCGCCTCGGTGCAGGCGAACAATCGTTCTCCGGCGGCCAAACCGCCGCCCTGAACGACGGCAGCCGCGTCCAGCTCGCCGGCAACAGCACGCTGACGGTGGATGATGACTTCGGGGAAGCGGAACGCCGTGTTCGCATGTCGGGCAAAGCCGATTTCGATATCGCCCCCGCCGCCGGGAAGCCGTTCATCGTGGAAGCGGGCGGTACAGAAATCAAAGTACTGGGCACCCGGTTCTCCGTATCTTTCGACACCACCCTGTTCATCCAGGTGGAAAGCGGTAAAATACAGGTGACGGACCCCTCGCTCGGCGAACCCGTGGTGATGACACAGGGCATGAGCCTCAGAAGAAACGGTGCGGATGGCGGATTCGAAGTGTCGTCGGGCCAGTCAGATCACCCGATGGTGTTCAGGGACGTTCCTTTCGGCCTTGTCCTGGAAACAGTGGAAAAGAGGTATCATGTCAACATCTCCGTCGCCGACCCCGCGATGCTGGAAAAACGGATCACCGTCCACTTTTCCGGAGAGTCAGTTGAAGAAGTGATAGACGCCCTGGCATATATGGTATCCGCATCCGTGGAATCACCGACGCCGGGAAGCTATATGCTGCAACCTTTGTAA